One part of the Terrimicrobium sacchariphilum genome encodes these proteins:
- a CDS encoding sialate O-acetylesterase: MALPRILLYLSISLAGLGAASADVALASPFTDRAVFQQGKPVAVWGKADPGEQVNVRFEAPGIERSASTTAGADGKWSVALQSLPVSSESGRLTVSGKNTIALKDILVGEVWLAAGQSNMDMALFWTPRGKELAAKADSPEIRFFKVRTVASDAPADSLKGAWSLCVAGSAGGFTELGYHFAQKLHEKLNVPIGIINSSYGGTSIEAWMDEASLAADPAGPEVKRRWQEALAEFPARRKKFEEAKAVWEAEKEAAKSSGAEFKKPAPTPPSGGPGSQYVPSGLYNAMIHPLVPYSIRGIIWYQGENNVKRPTEYQTLFPSLITGWRRLFAQGDVPFLWVQLPNYNIGADANWPGLREAQARTLSLPNTGQAVTVDIGDGKEIHPANKEEVASRLARIAFHRVYGDANVADSGPVFDRADFDGKVTLHFRDAPGGPQLKAPGMEIGGFQVAGSDRVFREATAQLEGDTIVVSSPSVGKPEAVRYAWTNNPQGLVLVNATGLPLAPFRTDTW; encoded by the coding sequence ATGGCTCTCCCTCGAATACTTCTCTATCTATCGATCTCGCTGGCGGGATTGGGTGCGGCAAGCGCCGATGTCGCGCTGGCGTCGCCGTTTACAGATCGAGCGGTTTTTCAGCAGGGAAAGCCTGTGGCGGTCTGGGGCAAGGCTGATCCTGGCGAGCAGGTGAATGTCAGATTTGAGGCTCCGGGCATCGAGCGCTCGGCATCGACGACAGCCGGAGCCGATGGAAAGTGGAGTGTGGCTTTGCAAAGCCTGCCTGTCTCAAGCGAATCCGGGAGACTGACGGTATCGGGAAAGAATACGATCGCTCTCAAGGACATCCTTGTTGGTGAGGTATGGCTTGCCGCAGGCCAGTCCAACATGGACATGGCCTTGTTCTGGACGCCACGGGGCAAGGAACTGGCGGCGAAGGCGGATTCCCCGGAAATCCGCTTTTTCAAGGTTCGCACGGTGGCGAGCGACGCACCTGCTGACAGCCTGAAAGGCGCGTGGAGTCTCTGTGTGGCTGGAAGCGCAGGCGGGTTTACGGAGCTCGGCTATCATTTTGCTCAAAAGCTGCACGAGAAGCTCAACGTACCGATCGGCATCATTAATAGCTCGTATGGAGGCACCTCGATAGAGGCCTGGATGGACGAGGCGTCCCTCGCCGCCGATCCGGCTGGGCCCGAGGTGAAGCGGCGCTGGCAGGAGGCTCTGGCAGAGTTTCCGGCCAGGAGGAAAAAGTTCGAGGAGGCAAAGGCGGTTTGGGAGGCAGAAAAGGAAGCGGCGAAATCATCCGGAGCGGAATTCAAGAAACCGGCTCCGACGCCACCGAGCGGCGGGCCGGGCAGCCAGTATGTCCCCTCGGGTCTTTATAACGCGATGATTCATCCGCTCGTGCCCTATTCGATTCGCGGTATCATCTGGTATCAGGGGGAAAATAACGTGAAGCGGCCGACGGAGTACCAGACGCTGTTTCCTTCATTGATTACGGGATGGCGCCGCCTTTTCGCACAGGGGGATGTTCCGTTCTTATGGGTTCAATTGCCCAACTACAATATCGGAGCTGATGCCAACTGGCCGGGGCTGCGCGAGGCGCAGGCGCGGACGCTTTCACTCCCCAATACGGGTCAGGCGGTGACGGTGGACATCGGTGACGGGAAGGAAATCCATCCTGCCAACAAGGAGGAGGTCGCCTCCCGGCTGGCGCGTATTGCCTTCCATCGTGTCTATGGAGACGCGAATGTCGCCGACTCGGGACCGGTATTTGATCGCGCGGACTTTGACGGCAAGGTGACGCTGCATTTTCGTGATGCGCCCGGCGGGCCGCAGTTGAAGGCGCCGGGTATGGAGATCGGGGGATTCCAGGTCGCTGGCAGCGATCGTGTCTTTCGGGAGGCGACGGCGCAGCTGGAGGGTGACACGATCGTGGTCTCGTCGCCTTCCGTCGGGAAGCCCGAGGCGGTCCGGTACGCCTGGACCAATAACCCGCAGGGACTCGTGCTTGTGAATGCGACGGGCCTTCCGCTGGCTCCTTTCCGCACGGACACATGGTGA
- a CDS encoding autotransporter-associated beta strand repeat-containing protein, which translates to MKNWQTSDRVIPRHAARIANRRVGALAAAILGVCLGAAQATPYYWDANGTTAGAGSAPTGTWGTDSFWNTDSAGGSGTFVSSLTSSDDAYFSAGPSATSGNSAYTVTVSGTQSANGLVFQSSANAAAPNAATIITGGTINLGAGGITASQYAYGTMSRGSVSVDSAIELQASSTFTNNNSTNSLWVKGAISDGASSFGIIKSGAGQLILSGNNSFDGGVTLNAGALSIRHANALGTGTFTINGGTLTIADTVTVNNNAQVWAGDFTVGTSNGAQRLGSGAVTLSGSRTVSVNSFQNLIVRGVIGDGGSAYGLTKAGAGTITLYGANTYTGNTVVSAGTLSLSDNARLAFKIGANGASNQISGTGTLTLDGDFVFDLTGAAIALGNTWNIVNVDTLTETFSSTFSVVDFTDAGGNLWEKTSGGVTYQFSEATGNLVITAVPEPSAWALAGVGLILVTVFRRGKSRSV; encoded by the coding sequence ATGAAAAACTGGCAAACTTCAGATCGAGTCATCCCACGGCATGCTGCGAGGATCGCAAATCGGAGAGTTGGCGCGCTGGCAGCCGCCATTCTGGGTGTCTGCCTTGGAGCAGCCCAGGCGACTCCCTATTACTGGGATGCAAATGGCACGACGGCGGGGGCGGGAAGCGCTCCGACTGGGACATGGGGCACGGATAGTTTCTGGAATACGGATTCTGCGGGAGGTTCGGGGACGTTTGTTTCTTCGCTGACGTCTTCCGATGATGCGTATTTTTCGGCGGGCCCAAGCGCTACGAGTGGAAATAGCGCCTACACGGTGACGGTGAGCGGAACGCAATCTGCCAACGGTCTTGTCTTTCAAAGCTCGGCCAACGCTGCAGCTCCCAACGCAGCGACGATCATCACGGGCGGAACCATCAATCTCGGGGCGGGGGGTATCACGGCTTCCCAATATGCCTACGGGACAATGAGCCGGGGCAGTGTGAGTGTGGACAGCGCCATCGAGCTGCAGGCCAGCTCGACTTTTACTAATAACAACTCGACCAACAGCCTGTGGGTCAAGGGTGCAATCTCTGATGGAGCGAGCTCCTTTGGCATTATCAAGTCCGGAGCTGGTCAGCTCATTCTTTCCGGCAATAACTCCTTCGACGGTGGAGTGACTTTGAATGCGGGTGCGCTCTCGATACGTCACGCCAATGCCTTGGGCACGGGAACTTTCACGATCAATGGAGGCACCCTGACCATCGCGGATACGGTGACCGTCAACAACAATGCCCAGGTCTGGGCCGGGGATTTCACCGTCGGAACCTCTAACGGCGCCCAGCGGCTCGGGTCGGGAGCCGTGACGCTGAGCGGGAGTCGCACCGTCAGCGTGAACAGCTTCCAGAACTTGATCGTGAGAGGCGTGATCGGCGATGGAGGGAGTGCCTACGGGCTGACGAAAGCCGGTGCCGGTACGATTACGTTGTACGGTGCGAATACCTACACAGGCAATACCGTGGTCAGCGCGGGAACCTTGAGCTTGTCAGATAATGCACGACTGGCCTTCAAGATCGGAGCCAATGGCGCAAGCAACCAGATTTCTGGAACTGGCACCCTTACGCTGGATGGCGACTTCGTCTTTGACCTCACCGGCGCTGCGATTGCGTTGGGGAATACCTGGAACATTGTGAATGTCGATACTCTGACAGAGACCTTCAGCTCCACATTCTCCGTCGTCGACTTTACGGATGCCGGTGGAAACCTTTGGGAAAAGACCTCGGGTGGCGTGACCTATCAGTTTAGCGAAGCTACGGGCAATCTGGTGATCACCGCCGTTCCCGAGCCTTCGGCCTGGGCGCTGGCCGGGGTGGGATTGATCCTCGTGACGGTCTTCCGCCGGGGCAAATCCCGCTCGGTCTAG
- a CDS encoding GntR family transcriptional regulator, whose amino-acid sequence MAKSSFLPRYQKVANVVRKRIQQGDYALKAMPSERGLAQELGVNAMTARHGLQILEKEGLLVRQDNGRVAIRKAQHGVKKHLNFAFLVPTLASHGIEKWRLAIEAVTAHLQCNVRTVVYMHWDDPLVLDALNGFDGVFLDPSPEPMPESVSEQLRNKRHPVVSVDHDLSMLGVPSIQLFPPAFTQKLLDHLDAVGHRKIGCLNTQPDDPVIAERINIWRFWMGAHGYHGRLVNEPVAPYGDAMKAGYDAMARQLSSARVQETAWYCTTVDCAIGAMKAILDRNLKPGRDIAICAANGEGIASYYYPAITALEAADPHPFLSLCVQWMMDGRDWQGPLLMQPTEIPLMIRESSDPRLAARLPLLDHPGDHSH is encoded by the coding sequence GTGGCTAAATCATCGTTTCTACCCCGCTACCAGAAGGTTGCGAACGTCGTCCGAAAACGCATCCAGCAAGGAGACTACGCCCTGAAAGCCATGCCCTCGGAACGCGGCTTGGCGCAGGAGCTGGGAGTCAACGCCATGACCGCCCGGCACGGTCTGCAGATCCTCGAGAAAGAGGGCCTGCTCGTCCGACAGGACAACGGTCGCGTCGCAATCCGCAAGGCGCAGCATGGCGTCAAGAAGCACCTAAACTTCGCCTTCCTCGTCCCCACCCTCGCCTCTCACGGAATCGAAAAGTGGAGGCTCGCCATCGAGGCAGTCACGGCTCACCTCCAGTGCAATGTCAGAACGGTCGTTTATATGCACTGGGACGACCCGCTGGTGCTGGACGCCTTGAACGGATTTGACGGCGTTTTCCTCGATCCGTCCCCGGAGCCCATGCCCGAGAGCGTGAGCGAGCAGCTCCGGAACAAGAGGCATCCGGTCGTCTCTGTGGATCACGACCTGAGCATGCTGGGAGTTCCGTCGATCCAGCTTTTTCCACCCGCATTCACCCAGAAGCTGCTCGACCACCTGGATGCCGTCGGTCATCGCAAGATCGGCTGTCTGAACACCCAGCCCGACGATCCTGTGATCGCCGAACGCATCAACATCTGGCGCTTCTGGATGGGAGCGCATGGATACCATGGCCGCCTCGTGAATGAGCCAGTAGCCCCCTATGGCGACGCCATGAAGGCAGGCTATGATGCGATGGCCCGGCAGCTATCCTCTGCACGAGTGCAGGAAACCGCATGGTACTGCACCACGGTCGACTGCGCCATCGGAGCCATGAAGGCCATCCTCGACCGCAATCTCAAGCCCGGCAGAGACATCGCGATCTGCGCAGCAAACGGAGAAGGTATTGCCTCATACTACTACCCGGCGATCACCGCCCTGGAGGCCGCGGACCCTCATCCATTTCTCTCCCTGTGCGTGCAGTGGATGATGGATGGACGCGACTGGCAGGGGCCCCTGCTCATGCAACCTACGGAGATCCCGCTCATGATCCGCGAGTCTTCCGACCCTCGCCTCGCCGCCCGTCTGCCGCTGCTCGACCATCCCGGGGATCACAGCCACTAG
- the vccD gene encoding Verru_Chthon cassette protein D, with translation MIALLRKNIPTRAFSLVEMLVVISIIAILAGFSLPAMNQIQSATALSSASESLVDQLKLARQQAVTRNRPVEVRLYQLPDPSDASKKAWRGLQLFIVEEDGLVAAERPVYFPAQVRMADSATYSSLLDQSRVDVTQGSGADSGVTLPGVGGNYNYRAFRFRPDGSTSLASSAFATLYPGNAPTSGSAPAQNWFAVQIDSLTGAVQTFRP, from the coding sequence ATGATCGCTCTCCTCCGAAAAAACATTCCCACCAGGGCTTTCTCGCTGGTCGAGATGTTGGTGGTCATTTCCATCATCGCGATTCTTGCTGGGTTTTCCCTGCCTGCGATGAACCAGATCCAGTCGGCCACGGCGCTTTCATCGGCCTCCGAGAGTCTGGTGGATCAGTTGAAGCTTGCGCGACAGCAGGCGGTAACGAGGAATCGCCCGGTTGAGGTGCGGCTTTATCAACTGCCCGATCCCTCGGATGCATCGAAGAAAGCCTGGCGAGGATTGCAGCTTTTTATCGTGGAGGAAGACGGGCTCGTCGCTGCTGAGCGTCCGGTCTATTTCCCGGCTCAGGTAAGGATGGCAGACTCGGCGACCTACTCCAGCCTGCTAGATCAATCGCGCGTTGATGTTACGCAGGGTTCTGGTGCCGACAGCGGCGTCACCCTGCCGGGGGTGGGGGGTAATTACAACTACCGGGCCTTTCGCTTTCGTCCAGACGGCTCCACATCGCTGGCGAGTTCTGCGTTTGCCACGCTGTATCCGGGCAACGCGCCTACCTCGGGGTCGGCTCCGGCGCAAAACTGGTTCGCTGTGCAGATCGATTCCCTGACCGGGGCAGTGCAGACCTTCCGGCCTTAA
- the vccA gene encoding Verru_Chthon cassette protein A, which translates to MKGGIRSKKRKAGSALVIVLASLIFLSALALAFLAGVGTELKSSKAYADGAAARMLADSAVNLVMAQIKTATAGTNASADVAWASQPGMIRSYDTKGDLLRAYKLYSSRSWVLTNSVDAAAEATALVNWRDKPAHYTDLNAPVSSQYPILDPGAEGVIEGFSFSSLPAGVAKGEMPVEWLYVLKDGSIVAPDAAASATRTAVVPGASGANPIIGRIAFWADDETAKVNVNTASEGTFWDTPRVITDYDRKLGKYQPVKNEFQRYPGHPAMVNLPAALPAINTPTKAYSVSPRYVDGGSREGTVSNVTTPVKLKHDRLYASVDELVFDPDRNPQGISREDLDKSRFFITTASRAPEVNMFNQPRVAMWPIHSQSSSAYRTVQDQTIAFSSTINGLPYYFQRADSLSPTSDYQDIERNRQLISYLQRLMGARVPGFDGSFLAKYDSDRDQILTEAFDYIRATNLNDQGVTNPFAPSGQVTPIYIGAMDTLGFGRFPTVAEVGVAFAYLGNGDLSGTPVTAASPVSQDQRPSYVGTDGNGKPPVNTEVILGYLVMSFMNPAMGYPSYIPSFTVQVEGLQNFKINGAAMGFPSTGSTYVNRAAASDFFGHEPPAGGLDPRWFVIGKRFDASGSDPQRYPFFSLPIVLPTTKLGYSGTYFDFKGGEITVKIFAGNGTAADDLVQTLNVTIPSPRIPLPGKAEDQYRLIGTGHGSGSYGDRFAKCDSGDTGGTWRLFGAGDGSAKDTVVTVALASGDARTSFLRNVSGTLYADTPYNPDAPNVRSSFCANSGFSFFARTRQGKLIENVSSTLFANVLPAAVNGVHVNGDPAMPVGDFDNGIASMPDGSYINRPDEGDLSGMSAAGETPYFKSWGAYSAVNTTYFSPNRQVPSSGMFGSLSTGVKAGEPWRTLLFRPDPSGKHPGSAGLPDHLFMDLFWMPVIEPYAISEPFSTAGKINLNTQIMPFSFITRETGLRAAVKAERILAIPQSKVNNYKNLNKLSASTLPDADFRFDLNVDETMKGVRQRFAGNDIYHSASEICELPLIPKDPAGTTLAGMSTFWDNYLLTGDNSKERPYANIYPRLTTKSNTFTVHCRVQTLQNRKGDAANQWTEGRGRVTGEYRGSALIERYIDPNDSRIPDYATTPNAAPLDRFYKFRVPVTKQFNP; encoded by the coding sequence ATGAAAGGCGGGATCAGATCAAAGAAAAGGAAAGCGGGCTCCGCACTCGTCATTGTGCTGGCGAGCCTCATTTTTCTCTCCGCTCTCGCGCTGGCGTTCCTGGCGGGAGTGGGGACGGAGTTGAAGTCTTCCAAAGCCTATGCCGATGGCGCGGCGGCCCGCATGCTGGCGGATAGCGCGGTCAATCTGGTGATGGCCCAGATCAAAACAGCGACGGCGGGCACAAATGCATCGGCGGATGTCGCCTGGGCATCCCAGCCGGGAATGATCCGCTCCTATGATACCAAGGGTGACCTGCTGCGGGCTTACAAGCTGTATTCATCGCGCTCGTGGGTGCTGACAAACTCTGTCGATGCGGCGGCCGAGGCTACGGCCCTCGTCAACTGGAGGGACAAGCCGGCACACTATACCGACCTGAACGCCCCCGTCTCCTCGCAATATCCCATCCTTGATCCCGGGGCTGAGGGAGTGATCGAGGGGTTTTCGTTTTCCTCCTTGCCTGCGGGTGTGGCCAAGGGAGAGATGCCGGTCGAGTGGCTTTACGTGCTCAAGGATGGCTCCATTGTCGCGCCGGATGCTGCTGCCTCCGCCACCCGCACCGCGGTCGTGCCGGGCGCATCGGGTGCGAATCCTATCATCGGTCGCATCGCCTTCTGGGCAGATGACGAGACGGCCAAGGTAAATGTCAATACGGCCTCGGAGGGGACGTTCTGGGATACGCCCCGGGTCATTACGGATTACGATCGCAAGCTGGGCAAATACCAGCCGGTTAAAAATGAGTTTCAGCGATACCCTGGTCATCCGGCGATGGTTAACCTCCCGGCGGCGCTTCCGGCGATCAACACGCCGACCAAGGCGTATTCGGTCTCGCCGCGGTATGTCGATGGGGGCTCCCGGGAAGGGACGGTCAGCAATGTAACGACGCCGGTCAAGCTGAAGCACGATCGACTGTACGCCTCGGTCGACGAGCTTGTTTTTGATCCGGATCGCAACCCGCAGGGAATTTCCAGGGAGGATCTCGATAAGAGCCGGTTCTTCATCACGACGGCCAGCCGGGCGCCGGAGGTCAATATGTTCAATCAGCCGCGTGTAGCGATGTGGCCGATTCACAGTCAGTCCTCGAGCGCGTATCGCACAGTCCAGGACCAGACCATCGCCTTTAGCTCCACGATCAACGGGCTGCCGTATTATTTTCAACGTGCCGACTCGCTGAGTCCCACGAGCGATTATCAGGATATCGAAAGGAACCGGCAACTGATCTCCTATCTGCAAAGGCTTATGGGAGCCAGGGTGCCGGGATTCGATGGCAGTTTCCTGGCAAAATACGATTCCGATCGAGACCAGATCCTGACAGAAGCCTTTGACTATATCCGGGCGACCAATCTGAACGACCAGGGGGTGACAAATCCATTTGCCCCTTCCGGCCAGGTGACACCGATTTATATCGGCGCGATGGACACGCTTGGCTTTGGCAGATTTCCCACGGTGGCTGAGGTGGGGGTCGCGTTTGCTTATCTCGGAAATGGAGATCTCTCGGGTACTCCGGTGACAGCGGCTTCACCAGTCAGCCAAGACCAGCGACCCAGCTACGTCGGCACTGATGGAAATGGGAAGCCTCCCGTCAATACGGAGGTGATCCTGGGATATCTGGTGATGAGCTTCATGAATCCCGCCATGGGATATCCGAGCTATATCCCGAGCTTCACGGTGCAGGTCGAGGGGCTCCAGAACTTCAAGATCAACGGTGCTGCGATGGGCTTTCCGTCCACGGGGTCGACTTATGTTAACAGGGCTGCCGCCAGTGATTTCTTTGGGCATGAGCCTCCCGCGGGTGGCCTCGATCCCCGCTGGTTTGTAATCGGGAAGAGGTTTGATGCCTCCGGCTCGGACCCACAGAGGTATCCCTTTTTCAGCCTGCCGATCGTGCTGCCGACGACGAAGCTGGGATACAGCGGCACGTACTTTGACTTCAAGGGAGGCGAGATCACGGTAAAGATATTTGCCGGTAATGGAACGGCCGCCGATGATCTTGTCCAAACCCTGAACGTGACGATCCCGTCACCCAGGATACCGCTTCCGGGAAAGGCGGAGGATCAATATCGGCTTATTGGCACGGGACATGGCTCTGGCAGCTACGGAGACCGTTTTGCCAAGTGCGATTCCGGCGACACAGGGGGAACCTGGCGGCTGTTTGGCGCTGGTGATGGCAGTGCGAAGGATACAGTAGTTACCGTGGCGCTGGCCTCGGGAGATGCGAGAACGAGTTTTCTCCGAAACGTGTCCGGCACCCTCTATGCGGACACTCCATACAATCCAGACGCGCCCAATGTGAGGAGCAGCTTTTGTGCGAATAGCGGATTTTCCTTCTTTGCGCGCACCAGGCAGGGAAAGTTGATCGAAAACGTCAGCTCCACCTTGTTTGCCAACGTGCTGCCCGCTGCGGTCAACGGGGTCCATGTCAATGGCGACCCGGCGATGCCCGTCGGGGATTTTGACAACGGCATCGCCTCCATGCCAGATGGATCGTACATCAACAGGCCGGACGAGGGCGACCTCAGCGGGATGAGCGCAGCAGGGGAGACTCCGTACTTCAAGAGTTGGGGTGCTTACAGTGCGGTCAACACGACGTATTTTTCCCCGAACCGGCAGGTGCCTTCCTCGGGTATGTTCGGCTCCCTCTCTACCGGAGTGAAAGCGGGCGAACCATGGCGCACCCTGCTGTTCCGGCCTGATCCCTCAGGGAAGCATCCGGGCTCCGCCGGGCTGCCGGACCATCTTTTCATGGACTTATTCTGGATGCCTGTCATCGAGCCTTATGCTATTAGTGAGCCATTCTCCACGGCGGGAAAAATCAACCTGAATACCCAGATCATGCCGTTTTCCTTCATCACCCGGGAGACAGGTTTGCGCGCCGCGGTGAAGGCGGAGCGCATCCTGGCTATCCCCCAGTCGAAGGTGAATAACTACAAGAACCTGAATAAACTTTCGGCCTCCACGCTGCCGGATGCGGACTTCCGGTTTGATTTGAATGTTGATGAGACGATGAAGGGTGTGCGTCAGCGGTTTGCCGGCAACGATATTTATCACTCCGCTTCGGAGATTTGTGAACTGCCGCTTATTCCCAAAGATCCGGCAGGCACGACCCTCGCGGGAATGAGCACCTTTTGGGACAACTATCTGCTCACGGGCGACAACTCCAAGGAACGTCCCTACGCCAATATCTATCCGCGCCTGACCACTAAATCGAATACCTTCACCGTGCATTGCCGGGTGCAGACCCTGCAAAACCGGAAGGGCGATGCAGCGAACCAGTGGACGGAGGGCAGGGGACGGGTGACCGGGGAGTATCGTGGATCGGCGCTGATCGAGCGATATATCGATCCCAATGATTCCCGGATTCCCGACTATGCCACGACTCCCAATGCTGCGCCGCTGGATAGGTTTTACAAGTTTCGCGTTCCCGTAACCAAACAGTTCAATCCATGA
- the vccC gene encoding Verru_Chthon cassette protein C: MSAYLQKHRGFTLVELLVSTAILAIILLVIFSITQQTGRVWKSSQAKIESFQGARAAFESLTRKLGQATLNGYYDYFDASGRTPRDPAYDGQPARYGRQSDLHFISGPGLLTNPSQISHAVFFQAPLGYANSTAWSGLDGALNAVGYYVAYNDDAATGGRPGFVSEALSPLKHRFRLMQFTQSLQDLNIFKTANATGTGWFTGGTAPAGNNASTRPLADNIIALVILPKKSAADDASETSLTTDYTFDSRTPWSGTTQPQQMNQLPPILHVVMVALDEPSAQRVCVGDAAPDLGIPSLFHDPSKLDDDIATLEGTLKSRNLNYQVFQADIGIRGAKWSQ; this comes from the coding sequence ATGAGCGCTTATCTTCAGAAGCACCGGGGATTCACTCTTGTCGAGCTGCTGGTCTCGACCGCCATCCTGGCGATCATTCTGTTGGTTATCTTTTCGATCACACAGCAGACGGGGCGGGTCTGGAAGAGCTCCCAGGCAAAAATCGAGTCCTTCCAAGGAGCGCGGGCGGCATTTGAGTCTCTCACCAGGAAGCTTGGCCAAGCGACTTTGAACGGATACTACGACTATTTCGATGCAAGCGGCCGGACGCCGCGGGATCCGGCTTATGACGGGCAGCCTGCGCGGTACGGTCGGCAGTCCGATTTGCACTTTATCTCCGGTCCCGGCCTGCTGACCAATCCATCGCAGATCAGTCACGCCGTATTCTTTCAGGCTCCGCTCGGATATGCGAACAGCACGGCGTGGTCCGGGCTCGATGGGGCGCTCAATGCGGTCGGGTATTATGTCGCTTACAACGACGACGCGGCGACGGGCGGGCGCCCAGGATTTGTCAGCGAGGCGCTCAGCCCGCTCAAGCACCGTTTCCGGCTTATGCAGTTTACCCAGTCCCTGCAGGACCTGAATATCTTCAAGACGGCAAATGCCACCGGTACCGGGTGGTTCACAGGTGGGACTGCTCCAGCAGGGAACAACGCGAGTACACGCCCCCTTGCGGACAATATCATCGCTCTGGTCATACTTCCGAAGAAGTCCGCGGCAGATGATGCCAGCGAGACCTCGCTGACCACTGACTACACCTTCGACTCGCGCACCCCTTGGTCGGGAACGACCCAGCCGCAGCAGATGAATCAGCTGCCTCCGATCCTGCATGTGGTCATGGTCGCCCTGGATGAGCCATCCGCGCAGCGAGTCTGTGTGGGAGACGCGGCTCCGGATCTCGGGATTCCGTCCCTCTTTCACGACCCGTCGAAGCTGGACGATGATATCGCGACACTCGAGGGCACGCTGAAATCCCGGAATCTGAATTATCAGGTTTTTCAGGCAGATATCGGAATACGCGGGGCAAAGTGGAGTCAATGA
- the vccB gene encoding Verru_Chthon cassette protein B yields MKSPGLMALRQRRRAFSLVEVVIALGIVSFAMMGIVGLIAVGMNTFRASIDTSVQSRIAQKAISDAVLTDFSKLQAYEAYFDESGRPVSAGDEQRVYTMGVTLANLTNSITQSLSPDVAKNVVVTIRNRTRPDEVKTIATVVVKND; encoded by the coding sequence ATGAAATCCCCCGGTTTGATGGCCTTGAGACAAAGACGCCGAGCTTTTAGCCTCGTCGAAGTCGTGATCGCCTTGGGGATAGTCAGCTTTGCGATGATGGGTATCGTTGGGTTGATTGCGGTGGGAATGAACACCTTCCGGGCGTCCATCGATACCTCTGTGCAATCACGGATCGCCCAAAAGGCGATCAGCGATGCCGTACTGACGGATTTCAGCAAGCTGCAGGCGTACGAGGCCTATTTTGATGAAAGCGGGCGCCCTGTTTCGGCAGGAGATGAGCAGCGAGTTTATACGATGGGTGTGACGCTGGCGAATTTGACAAACTCCATCACGCAAAGCCTGTCTCCGGATGTGGCAAAAAATGTCGTGGTGACGATCCGCAATCGCACCAGACCCGACGAGGTGAAGACCATCGCCACAGTGGTCGTGAAGAATGACTAG